One region of Astyanax mexicanus isolate ESR-SI-001 chromosome 15, AstMex3_surface, whole genome shotgun sequence genomic DNA includes:
- the cops3 gene encoding COP9 signalosome complex subunit 3, translated as MASALEQFVNNVRQLSAQGQMTQLCELINKSGELLAKNLSHLDTVLGALDIQEHSLGVLAVLFVKFSMPNIPDFETLFSQVQLFISTCNGEHIRYATDTFAGLCHQLTNALVERKQPLRGIGIIKQAIEKMQMNTNQLTSIHADLCQLCLLAKCFKPAVPFLELDMMDICKENGAYDAKHFLCYYYYGGMIYTGLKNFERALYFFEQAITTPAMAVSHIMLEAYKKYILVSLILHGKVQQLPKYTSQIVGRFIKPLSNAYHELAQVYATNNPAELRNVVNKHSETFTRDNNTGLVKQCLSSLYKKNIQRLTKTFLTLSLQDMASRVQLSGPQEAEKYVLHMIEDGEIYASINQKDGMVCFHDNPEKYNNPAMLHKIDQEMLKCIELDEKLKSMDQEITVNPQFVQKSMGTQEDDVGSKTSSYS; from the exons ATGGCTTCCGCGCTGGAGCAGTTCGTGAATAATGTGCGGCAGCTGTCTGCACAAG GTCAGATGACTCAGCTATGTGAGCTGATCAACAAGAGTGGAGAGCTGCTGGCCAAGAACCTCTCCCACCTAGACACGGTGCTGGGAGCGTTGGACATCCAGGAGCACTCTCTGGGCGTGCTGGCTGTGCT GTTTGTGAAGTTCTCCATGCCAAATATCCCTGACTTTGAGACGCTGTTTTCCCAAGTCCAGCTCTTCATCAGTACTTGCAATGGAGAGCACATCCGATACGCAACAGACACTT ttgcTGGCCTCTGCCATCAGTTGACCAATGCTCTAGTGGAGAGGAAGCAG CCATTACGAGGAATAGGTATAATTAAACAGGCAATAGAAAAAATGCAGATGAACACAAACCAACTTACCTCAATTCATGCAGACCTGTGTCAG TTATGCTTGCTGGCAAAGTGCTTCAAGCCCGCAGTTCCCTTCCTGGAGCTGGACATGATGGACATCTGCAAGGAGAACGGAGCGTACGACGCAAAGCACTTTCTGTGTTACTACTATTATGGTGGGATGATCTACACGGGTCTGAAGAACTTTGAACGGGCACTGTATTTTTTTGAGCAG GCAATAACCACTCCAGCAATGGCAGTCAGTCACATCATGTTAGAAGCTTATAAGAAGTACATTCTGGTGTCCCTCATTCTTCACGGCAAAGTGCAGCAGCTCCCCAAATACACGTCACAGATCGTGGGCAGGTTCATAAAG CCTCTCAGTAATGCTTACCACGAGCTGGCCCAGGTGTACGCCACCAACAACCCTGCAGAACTGCGCAACGTGGTCAACAAGCACAGCGAGACGTTCACCCGGGACAACAACACGGGCCTGGTCAAGCAGTGTCTGTCCTCGCTCTACAAGAAGAACATCCAGAGGCTAACCAAG ACCTTCCTGACGTTGTCCTTACAAGACATGGCGAGTCGGGTGCAGCTCTCCGGCCCTCAGGAAGCTGAGAAATACGTCCTACACATG ATTGAAGATGGAGAGATTTATGCTAGTATCAATCAGAAAGATGGCATGGTCTGTTTCCATGACAACCCTGAGAAATACAACAACCCCGCAATGCTCCACAAAATTGACCAAGAG ATGCTGAAGTGTATAGAATTAGATGAGAAGCTAAAGTCCATGGATCAGGAGATCACTGTCAATCCCCAGTTTGTGCAAAAG AGTATGGGAACGCAAGAAGACGACGTCGGCAGCAAGACGTCCTCCTACTCCTGA
- the LOC103031328 gene encoding 5'(3')-deoxyribonucleotidase, mitochondrial produces the protein MLLTQMFRRFGRDTASAYSVYSQRQSMNSVRTVRNVSTSKRLRVLVDMDGVLADFEGGFLKKFRKRYPQDPYITLEDRRGFWVSTQYGELRSDLCAKAISIWESKNFFIELEPLPGGLEAVKEMSRMENTDVFICTSPIKHYKYCPYEKYAWVEKHLGSEFLEQIILTRDKTVVTGDVLIDDKPDILGVEPNPAWEHILFTACHNKHLPPCPSKRHLLSWDDDWRGVLEDLRR, from the exons atgctgctgacacagatgtttcGCCGGTTCGGGAGAGACACTGCCTCTGCTTACTCTGTTTACTCTCAGAGGCAGAGTATGAACAGTGTGAGGACTGTGAGGAATGTGAGCACCAGTAAGAGGCTGCGGGTGCTGGTGGACATGGACGGGGTCTTGGCGGATTTTGAGGGAGGGTTCCTGAAGAAGTTCAGGAAAAGGTACCCACAAGATCCCTACATCACCCTGGAGGACCGAAGAGGATTCTGGGTGTCCACTCAATATGGGGAGCTGAGGAGTGACCTCTGT GCAAAAGCCATCAGCATCTGGGAGTCCAAAAACTTCTTCATAGAGCTGGAGCCTCTTCCAGGAGGTTTAGAAGCTGTAAAAGAGATGTCCAGGATGGAGAA TACAGATGTCTTCATTTGCACCAGTCCCATTAAACATTACAAGTACTGTCCATATGAGAAG taTGCGTGGGTAGAGAAGCACCTGGGTTCTGAATTCCTGGAGCAGATCATTTTGACCAGAGATAAGACCGTAGTGACCGGAGACGTCCTCATCGATGACAAGCCAGACATCCTCG GCGTGGAACCGAACCCGGCCTGGGAGCATATCCTCTTCACTGCCTGCCACAACAAACACCTGCCCCCCTGCCCCTCAAAGAGACACCTGCTGTCCTGGGACGACGACTGGAGGGGCGTCCTGGAGGACCTGCGCCGCTGA